Proteins encoded in a region of the Clostridium beijerinckii genome:
- a CDS encoding glycoside hydrolase family 36 protein has product MSKELLSKFCCGDILIQYIIDNSSGKIEFNMIPTELEYLVDYQKQYNLDSLIQIKIIGDDYPNGFAHGVTMRNSMTTLNLKYHCQTCEEKDDCRIIKTILVDSRGYLLEHKVIWYFGYSAIEIITSFKNTSESKVSIELLSSFSVGGITPFEEDDASNSLILHRIRSVWSSEGRLESIPVEDIQLEPSWSLYGVRCERFGQVGSMPVRKYFPFAAIEDKKRNVCWGVQLACASSWQLEVYRNDNSICLSGGLADREFGHWVKDVLPGEKFTTPTSIVSVSQGDIDLLCQRLTQFHNKALLEQNIKVEEELPVVFNEFCTTWGNPTYENIYKIANCIKNKGIKYLVIDCGWYKASNRNWDCSMGDWDISSEMFPGGLENAVEIIKSCGMIPGIWFEIEVAGRDSDSFNNTEHQLKRDGVPITTGNRRFWDMEDPYVINYLTKKVIDLIKKYGFGYLKIDYNDNIGIGCDGSESLGEGLRKKIIASQEFIKKIKREVPNIVIENCSSGGHRLEPSMMSITSMTSFSDAHECNEIPIIAANLHRTTLPRQNQIWAVFRKEDSSRRLIYSLISTFLGRMCLSGDIYNLDENQWDIIDKGIAFYKKISPIIKEGNTQFFGNRIKSYRNPEGFQGILRTSNDGNKAIMIIHTFKNNVEEGISMTLPDNFSLSIHSIFGEKGINAKIIDGRLQCNLNKSFQAACIYMEKSEIR; this is encoded by the coding sequence ATGAGTAAGGAATTACTTTCAAAATTTTGCTGCGGAGATATATTAATTCAATATATAATAGATAATTCTAGTGGAAAAATAGAATTTAACATGATTCCGACAGAGCTTGAATATCTAGTTGATTATCAGAAGCAATATAATTTAGATTCATTAATACAGATAAAAATAATTGGTGATGATTATCCAAATGGATTTGCACATGGGGTAACTATGAGAAACAGTATGACAACGCTAAATCTGAAATATCATTGCCAGACTTGTGAAGAGAAGGATGATTGCAGAATAATAAAAACAATTTTAGTTGATTCACGAGGATATTTATTAGAACATAAGGTTATATGGTACTTCGGATATAGTGCAATTGAGATAATAACAAGCTTCAAAAATACTAGTGAATCGAAAGTATCTATAGAACTATTATCAAGCTTTTCGGTAGGAGGAATAACTCCGTTTGAAGAGGATGATGCTTCTAATTCTCTTATACTACATAGAATTAGAAGTGTATGGAGTTCTGAGGGGAGATTAGAATCTATTCCAGTAGAAGACATACAGCTAGAGCCATCATGGTCATTATATGGTGTGCGTTGTGAAAGATTTGGACAAGTTGGTTCTATGCCTGTAAGAAAATATTTTCCGTTTGCAGCAATTGAAGATAAAAAGCGTAATGTATGTTGGGGAGTGCAACTTGCATGTGCATCTTCATGGCAATTAGAAGTTTATAGAAATGATAATTCTATATGTCTATCAGGCGGACTTGCAGATAGGGAATTTGGACACTGGGTAAAAGATGTTTTACCTGGAGAGAAATTCACTACTCCTACTTCAATAGTATCTGTTTCACAAGGAGATATTGATTTATTATGCCAAAGGTTAACGCAATTTCATAATAAAGCGTTGTTAGAACAAAATATTAAGGTAGAAGAAGAATTACCAGTAGTATTTAATGAATTTTGTACAACATGGGGAAACCCTACTTATGAAAATATATATAAAATTGCTAATTGCATTAAAAATAAAGGAATTAAATACTTAGTAATAGATTGCGGATGGTATAAAGCGTCAAATAGGAACTGGGATTGCAGCATGGGAGATTGGGACATATCTTCAGAGATGTTTCCAGGAGGGCTTGAAAATGCAGTTGAAATAATAAAGTCTTGTGGTATGATACCTGGAATATGGTTTGAAATTGAGGTGGCAGGACGTGATTCAGATTCATTCAATAATACAGAGCACCAATTAAAGCGTGATGGAGTTCCAATTACAACGGGTAATAGACGATTCTGGGATATGGAAGATCCATATGTTATTAACTACTTGACAAAAAAGGTAATAGATTTAATAAAAAAATATGGATTTGGATACTTGAAGATAGATTATAATGATAACATAGGAATTGGATGTGATGGTTCAGAATCATTGGGAGAAGGATTAAGAAAAAAAATTATTGCATCACAAGAGTTCATAAAAAAAATAAAGAGAGAAGTACCTAATATAGTAATAGAGAATTGTTCCTCTGGAGGCCATAGACTTGAGCCATCAATGATGTCAATAACAAGTATGACATCTTTCTCAGATGCTCATGAATGCAATGAAATACCAATAATTGCTGCTAATTTACATCGCACTACACTTCCTAGACAGAATCAGATTTGGGCTGTTTTTAGGAAGGAAGATTCAAGTAGAAGATTAATTTATTCATTAATTAGCACATTTCTAGGACGTATGTGCCTATCTGGTGATATATACAATTTAGATGAGAATCAGTGGGATATAATAGATAAAGGCATAGCCTTTTACAAAAAGATTTCACCAATAATTAAGGAGGGGAATACTCAGTTTTTTGGTAATAGAATAAAAAGTTATAGGAATCCAGAAGGGTTTCAGGGAATTCTTAGAACAAGTAATGATGGGAATAAAGCAATTATGATTATTCACACTTTTAAAAATAATGTAGAGGAAGGCATATCGATGACTTTGCCTGATAACTTTTCACTTTCTATACATTCAATTTTTGGAGAAAAGGGAATAAATGCAAAGATTATAGACGGAAGGCTTCAATGTAATCTTAATAAAAGCTTTCAAGCTGCTTGCATATATATGGAAAAAAGTGAAATTCGCTGA
- a CDS encoding carbohydrate ABC transporter permease, producing the protein MMINKVKKGSKIDKVSIIPKLVLTISIIFFGAPLYLTIINVFKTTDAISKNPLSFPINPTLENLKYVITSPNLKISSMYYNSLVITVFGTSLCILVSAMAGYYTSRTKNGMARFLYVFFILGLMVPYAIVYMPLVTIFKNFGLMGNFPALVLVFVSGSISFSVFMYHGFIGAIPIELEESAAIDGAGSFRIFWQIIFPLLKPCTATTAIFIGLSMWNDFLTPLLIGQKQTITVGIYTAIGPHAAEWGNVFAFVFYGTFPIVILYLLAQKQFVKGLTSGAVKG; encoded by the coding sequence ATGATGATAAATAAAGTTAAAAAAGGTAGTAAGATAGACAAAGTTTCAATAATACCTAAATTAGTTTTAACTATTTCTATTATATTCTTTGGTGCACCGCTTTATTTGACTATAATAAATGTATTTAAAACAACAGATGCAATAAGTAAAAATCCATTATCTTTTCCAATTAATCCAACTTTAGAAAATCTCAAATATGTAATCACAAGCCCAAATCTAAAGATTTCTTCAATGTATTATAACTCGTTAGTTATTACTGTATTTGGAACTAGTTTGTGTATATTAGTTTCGGCTATGGCAGGATATTATACTTCAAGGACAAAAAATGGAATGGCAAGATTCCTATATGTTTTCTTTATACTTGGACTTATGGTTCCGTACGCAATAGTGTACATGCCTTTGGTTACAATCTTTAAAAACTTTGGTCTTATGGGCAATTTTCCAGCATTAGTTCTTGTATTTGTTTCAGGTAGTATTTCATTTTCAGTATTTATGTATCACGGATTCATAGGTGCAATACCAATAGAACTGGAGGAATCGGCAGCAATTGATGGGGCCGGATCTTTTAGAATATTTTGGCAGATAATATTTCCACTTCTTAAACCATGTACTGCTACTACTGCAATATTTATAGGATTATCTATGTGGAATGATTTTTTAACTCCTTTGCTTATAGGACAAAAGCAGACTATTACAGTTGGTATATATACAGCTATAGGTCCGCATGCAGCAGAGTGGGGAAATGTTTTTGCTTTTGTGTTTTATGGAACTTTCCCTATTGTGATTCTATATTTACTCGCTCAAAAACAATTTGTAAAAGGTCTTACTTCAGGAGCAGTAAAGGGATAG
- a CDS encoding carbohydrate ABC transporter permease has product MRKKSMLFAAPAFIIYTALLIIPILVAFFLSFTNWNGIASSSIKFVGINNFINLFKDARLLNAIKVTFTIAITVTVVVNILGLVFAILLNKAGKLTNIFRSIFFMPYVLSTVAVSFIWISILSYTGALNSILGAVGLTSLQQDYIGNAKNAIRSICIIEIWKTVGFNMVIYLASLQTVPAELYEACTIDGGSIWDKFKNVTFPMIIPGITISVLMSIITEMRQFDLVKVITDGGPGNSTETIAYNIITQAFGNNMLGYSSAIALILFIITGTISILQINLSRRMEVES; this is encoded by the coding sequence ATGAGAAAAAAATCAATGTTATTTGCAGCTCCAGCATTTATTATATATACTGCATTATTAATCATACCTATTTTGGTAGCATTTTTTTTAAGCTTTACTAATTGGAATGGTATAGCATCAAGTAGTATAAAGTTTGTAGGCATTAACAACTTCATAAATTTATTTAAAGATGCACGACTTTTAAATGCTATAAAAGTAACATTCACTATTGCAATTACAGTTACAGTTGTAGTTAATATTTTAGGACTAGTTTTTGCTATATTATTAAACAAGGCAGGAAAGTTAACGAATATTTTTAGAAGCATATTTTTTATGCCATACGTATTAAGTACAGTTGCAGTATCGTTCATATGGATATCAATATTATCATATACAGGAGCTCTCAATAGTATTTTAGGTGCTGTAGGACTTACAAGTTTGCAACAAGATTATATTGGAAATGCAAAAAATGCAATAAGAAGTATTTGTATAATTGAAATTTGGAAAACTGTAGGTTTCAATATGGTAATCTATTTAGCATCATTACAAACTGTACCAGCAGAATTATATGAGGCATGTACAATTGATGGCGGAAGTATATGGGATAAGTTTAAAAATGTAACATTTCCTATGATTATACCAGGAATTACTATAAGCGTATTAATGAGTATTATAACTGAAATGAGGCAGTTTGATCTTGTGAAAGTTATAACTGATGGTGGACCTGGAAATAGCACAGAAACAATTGCTTATAATATTATAACTCAAGCATTTGGTAATAATATGCTTGGATATTCCTCAGCAATTGCATTAATCTTATTTATTATTACTGGTACAATATCCATATTACAGATTAATTTATCTAGAAGAATGGAGGTTGAAAGCTAG
- a CDS encoding ABC transporter substrate-binding protein, which produces MKKYISLILFTLVVISLFAGCGSTSGSSTEANETNSDGKVKISVAVFETDNYTADFWKHIFDSFEKDNPDITIEKVLMTGDSRPQFLKTLMASGNFPDVNIDPVELSKIDGIYAEVPTDLLSKFEDTAKVKSNGKNVLIPAYKAYRGQVYYNKKQFDDSGIKDVPKTWDEFLEDCEKLKAKGYVPLITGGSKDIWATGSCYWTGVANSEIEEAYPNFNSDVLSGKVKWNNPVVKDVLTRWQDLNKKGYFHKGSMSYGYTQASAEFIKGSAAMMFDGGWLAPSLDKANNNDIGAFVMPAKTGVKSYCTMPQYWAVSNTSKHKDAAFKFCEYVLGGNKEIYKYYLQADGTFPVTKDTVTYDLGPLQTKYMDNYKGYKEVPEITKVVGDNSLPTGWEDFQLKSLQKIFVGADISQELDSWDAEQVRLQQASKQN; this is translated from the coding sequence GTGAAAAAATATATTAGTTTGATTTTATTTACTTTAGTTGTAATATCACTTTTTGCTGGATGTGGGAGTACTTCAGGTAGTAGTACTGAAGCAAATGAAACAAATAGTGATGGGAAAGTTAAAATTTCCGTAGCAGTTTTTGAGACAGATAATTATACTGCCGATTTTTGGAAACATATATTTGATTCATTTGAAAAAGATAATCCAGATATAACAATTGAGAAGGTTCTTATGACTGGAGACAGCAGACCACAGTTTTTAAAGACACTTATGGCATCAGGTAATTTCCCAGATGTTAATATAGATCCTGTGGAACTTTCCAAAATAGACGGGATTTATGCAGAAGTGCCTACTGATTTATTATCTAAATTTGAGGATACAGCTAAGGTGAAATCTAATGGTAAAAATGTGCTTATTCCTGCGTACAAAGCGTATAGAGGGCAAGTGTACTATAATAAAAAGCAATTTGATGATTCGGGAATAAAAGATGTTCCAAAGACTTGGGACGAGTTTCTTGAAGATTGTGAGAAACTAAAAGCAAAGGGATATGTGCCTTTGATTACTGGCGGATCTAAAGATATTTGGGCTACAGGATCTTGCTATTGGACGGGTGTTGCGAATTCTGAAATAGAAGAAGCATATCCTAATTTTAACTCTGATGTTTTGTCGGGTAAGGTCAAGTGGAATAATCCAGTAGTTAAAGATGTTTTGACAAGATGGCAGGATCTCAATAAAAAAGGATATTTCCATAAAGGATCTATGTCATACGGATATACTCAAGCTTCCGCTGAATTTATAAAAGGTAGTGCAGCAATGATGTTTGATGGTGGATGGCTTGCTCCTTCGTTAGATAAAGCAAATAACAATGATATTGGAGCTTTTGTAATGCCTGCAAAGACAGGGGTTAAGAGCTACTGTACAATGCCTCAATATTGGGCAGTATCAAATACATCAAAACATAAAGATGCTGCATTTAAATTCTGCGAATATGTATTAGGTGGAAATAAAGAAATTTATAAATATTATTTGCAGGCTGATGGGACATTCCCTGTAACAAAAGATACTGTAACTTATGATTTAGGACCATTACAAACAAAATATATGGATAATTATAAAGGTTATAAAGAAGTTCCTGAAATAACTAAAGTTGTTGGAGATAACTCACTACCAACTGGATGGGAGGATTTTCAACTTAAATCATTACAAAAAATATTTGTAGGTGCAGACATTTCTCAAGAATTAGATAGTTGGGATGCTGAACAAGTAAGATTACAACAAGCGTCTAAACAGAATTAG
- a CDS encoding response regulator transcription factor, with product MYGVLIVDDESIIREGLIEIICWEEYGMKIIGQASNGEEALKIIKSHNPKIVITDIRMPFMNGIELIKAIKLNSMNIRTIVLSGYDDFLYVREAMKYGAENYILKPVDKDELNNTIKEILERIENEMFSESQKKESTVLLRNNTLNRIISNEITLKEFREKQELLEINLYCSQMCIAVIECNFYEISEAVDEENSVHLKRFKALNICEEIIERYIHGIVFEDKIGNITVIFRNTDAEITFAEVNEILNKCINGIEKHLKISSVAAVGAMISSHRDLHRSYKEAIESLNYKFIFGYNKVLFFDSIRGYKKKNTDILMINFDLISNHIKLCKEDEVKSYISQIYDCIIEGKQNIEQDLIINGSLELLICIFNAAKEFNINAKDLLSFKNHAFSEIENVRDINALKEKLLESVAEIFNIIRQLKNKKFSKVVSNSIKHIEKKYYSQEISLKTLSNSMNINSAYLGRIFKTETGEFFTDYLNKVRIDKAKELLLNTNLKASDISVKVGFVNNNYFYTIFKKYTGINPGDFRKV from the coding sequence ATGTATGGAGTCTTAATAGTTGATGATGAATCGATAATTAGAGAGGGATTAATAGAAATAATTTGTTGGGAAGAATATGGTATGAAGATAATAGGTCAGGCATCTAATGGAGAAGAAGCTCTGAAAATTATAAAATCACATAACCCCAAGATTGTAATTACAGATATCAGAATGCCATTTATGAACGGTATAGAGCTAATTAAGGCGATAAAATTAAATAGCATGAATATAAGAACTATTGTTTTGAGTGGATATGATGATTTCTTATATGTTAGGGAAGCAATGAAATATGGTGCTGAGAATTATATTTTAAAGCCTGTTGATAAAGATGAATTAAATAATACTATAAAGGAAATTTTAGAACGTATAGAAAATGAAATGTTTTCTGAGAGTCAAAAAAAAGAAAGTACAGTGCTGTTAAGGAATAATACATTAAATAGAATAATAAGTAATGAAATTACATTGAAGGAATTTAGAGAAAAGCAAGAATTGCTTGAAATAAATCTATATTGTTCACAGATGTGTATCGCAGTTATAGAATGTAATTTTTATGAGATAAGTGAAGCTGTTGATGAGGAAAATTCTGTACATTTAAAAAGGTTTAAAGCTTTAAATATATGTGAAGAAATTATAGAGCGATATATTCATGGAATAGTTTTTGAAGATAAAATTGGAAATATAACTGTGATTTTTAGAAATACAGACGCTGAAATCACATTTGCAGAAGTTAATGAAATATTAAATAAATGCATAAATGGCATAGAAAAGCATCTAAAAATTAGTTCAGTTGCGGCTGTCGGAGCTATGATATCTTCGCATAGGGATTTGCATCGATCCTATAAAGAGGCAATAGAAAGTTTGAATTACAAATTTATCTTCGGATATAATAAGGTGCTTTTTTTTGATAGTATACGTGGGTATAAGAAAAAGAATACTGATATTTTAATGATTAATTTTGATCTAATAAGTAATCACATAAAGTTATGTAAAGAAGATGAAGTCAAATCATATATTAGTCAAATATATGACTGTATTATAGAAGGAAAACAAAATATAGAACAAGATTTAATTATAAATGGTTCATTAGAATTATTAATATGCATATTTAATGCAGCTAAAGAATTCAATATTAATGCTAAAGACTTATTAAGTTTTAAGAATCATGCTTTTAGTGAAATAGAAAATGTTAGGGATATAAATGCTTTAAAGGAAAAACTTTTAGAATCTGTAGCTGAAATATTTAATATTATTAGGCAATTGAAAAATAAAAAGTTCTCTAAAGTAGTATCTAATTCTATTAAACATATAGAAAAAAAATATTATTCACAGGAAATATCGTTAAAGACATTATCCAATAGTATGAATATAAATTCAGCATATTTAGGAAGAATATTTAAAACTGAAACTGGAGAGTTCTTTACAGATTATCTTAATAAGGTAAGAATTGATAAGGCTAAAGAGTTACTTTTAAATACAAATTTGAAGGCAAGTGATATATCAGTGAAAGTCGGTTTTGTAAATAACAATTATTTTTACACAATTTTTAAGAAATACACTGGTATAAATCCAGGAGATTTTAGAAAAGTATAA
- a CDS encoding sensor histidine kinase: MLEKIYKKFLNMSFFLKMTIGYSVIVIISISITAHIIISKFSSILQQKEVLIDREVVKKIELYAEEEYLRLYNLSNLMHSERNIGEIFSNLEKFPDQAFDLKTVNVINDFMRGICISDKDITDVILITKNNVVYSDSPLKSRTIMPSYKFIQDSIIKRLIASDEDMQIIFDDTSRYSNNRNDKMVSFIGKIYNPSLFPQKYIVGVYIMNVPIEAFERSYKEFEGNTKGEFILKNRDGQILYSSNEDIVGQNYKNLQINNVHFNEGEINEAYITNSVKVGLSGMEVLNIIPKNIMWSELNELIMKMSSILLISLILTIICTILIFNLFNLRIKALIKFMRGVETGKLNIEFPIKGNDEIDQLGIAFNEMCHKLNIYIKRVYYAEVRRKGAELVALQSQINPHFLYNTLECIRMRAEHDKNMEISNMLSLLGNLFRWNVKTKEKIVTIEDEIDYISTYLELQRLRFSDRIDVIIDISEEILDMGIPKLLLQPIVENSIMHGFNDKENNCLVKIEGKNIGNNIEISVYDNGVGIKEKIVENIIQEMDDPVDDEKINNLGIKNVYQRIKLIFGNDYDLKIQSKPNFGTTIKIIIPAMRREEMKKLCMES, encoded by the coding sequence ATGTTAGAGAAAATATATAAGAAATTTTTAAACATGAGTTTTTTTCTTAAAATGACTATAGGCTATTCTGTTATAGTGATTATTTCTATATCTATTACTGCGCATATAATCATATCTAAATTTTCTAGTATACTTCAGCAAAAAGAGGTACTAATAGATAGAGAAGTGGTAAAAAAAATTGAATTATATGCTGAAGAAGAATATTTACGACTATATAACCTATCAAATTTAATGCATTCAGAAAGAAATATAGGGGAAATTTTTTCGAACCTTGAAAAATTTCCAGACCAAGCTTTTGATTTAAAAACTGTAAACGTGATAAACGATTTTATGCGTGGTATTTGTATATCTGATAAAGATATTACTGATGTTATTCTTATAACAAAAAATAATGTTGTGTATTCTGATTCACCATTGAAGAGCAGAACAATAATGCCAAGCTATAAATTCATTCAGGATAGTATTATTAAAAGACTGATAGCATCTGATGAAGATATGCAAATTATTTTTGATGATACATCAAGATATTCTAATAATAGAAATGACAAAATGGTTTCATTTATAGGAAAGATATATAATCCGAGTTTATTTCCTCAAAAATATATTGTTGGGGTATATATTATGAATGTACCAATTGAAGCTTTTGAGAGAAGTTATAAGGAGTTTGAGGGAAACACAAAGGGAGAATTTATTCTAAAAAACAGAGATGGACAAATATTATACAGCTCGAATGAAGATATCGTGGGTCAAAATTATAAGAATTTACAGATAAACAATGTACATTTTAATGAAGGTGAAATAAATGAGGCATATATAACAAATTCAGTGAAAGTAGGCTTGTCTGGCATGGAGGTTTTAAATATAATTCCAAAGAATATTATGTGGTCTGAATTAAATGAACTGATTATGAAAATGTCTTCAATACTACTGATAAGCTTAATATTGACAATAATTTGTACAATATTAATATTTAACTTATTTAATCTAAGAATTAAAGCTCTCATAAAATTTATGAGAGGGGTAGAGACAGGAAAATTAAATATTGAGTTTCCTATTAAGGGAAATGATGAAATTGATCAGCTTGGGATAGCATTTAATGAGATGTGTCATAAACTTAATATTTATATAAAAAGAGTATATTATGCTGAAGTCAGGAGGAAGGGAGCTGAACTTGTGGCTTTGCAGTCACAAATAAATCCACATTTTTTATATAATACACTAGAATGTATAAGAATGAGAGCTGAACATGATAAAAATATGGAAATTTCTAATATGCTGTCTTTATTAGGAAACCTATTTAGATGGAATGTTAAAACTAAAGAAAAGATAGTCACAATTGAAGATGAGATAGACTATATTTCAACGTATCTTGAACTCCAAAGGCTTAGATTTAGTGATAGAATTGATGTAATAATCGATATCTCTGAAGAAATACTTGATATGGGGATACCTAAATTGTTGCTTCAACCAATAGTGGAGAATTCTATAATGCACGGTTTTAATGATAAAGAGAATAATTGTCTTGTAAAAATTGAAGGTAAAAATATTGGAAATAATATTGAAATTTCAGTTTATGATAATGGTGTGGGGATCAAAGAAAAAATTGTTGAAAATATCATTCAAGAAATGGATGATCCTGTGGACGATGAAAAAATAAATAACTTAGGTATAAAAAATGTATATCAACGAATAAAATTGATATTTGGAAATGATTATGACCTTAAAATCCAGAGTAAACCCAATTTTGGTACAACCATAAAAATTATCATTCCTGCTATGAGAAGAGAGGAGATGAAAAAATTATGTATGGAGTCTTAA
- a CDS encoding aldose 1-epimerase family protein: protein MIYSIENSKIKITASTHGAELHSITGQKEGTEYLWNGDAKYWKYHAPHLFPIVGKVVDSKLKVDGIQYEMPAHGLARISEFTLLIESNNSLTFGLNYSEDTLKIYPYRFSLFVTYTLEENSIIVTYKVINLDDREIVFSIGAHPAFMCPIEKCEELEECYLQFNKKETSSIIEVTKDTYLSRKRIECLRDTDTLPLSSELFKDGVLVFDDIKSDKISLKSKNHDKSLSIEFKGFPHLGIWAPETGAPFLCIEPWFGHADYEDFAGEFRDKEGTISLSTDKVFECSYKISIEE from the coding sequence ATGATTTACTCGATAGAAAATTCAAAAATAAAAATCACAGCAAGTACTCATGGTGCAGAGTTACATTCGATAACAGGACAAAAAGAAGGCACAGAATATCTTTGGAATGGAGATGCGAAGTACTGGAAATATCATGCACCACATTTGTTTCCTATAGTTGGGAAGGTGGTGGATTCTAAACTTAAAGTTGATGGAATTCAATATGAAATGCCCGCACATGGACTTGCTAGAATATCTGAATTTACCTTATTAATAGAAAGTAATAATTCACTAACTTTTGGATTAAATTACTCAGAGGACACATTAAAGATTTATCCTTATAGGTTTTCTTTATTTGTAACATATACATTAGAAGAAAATTCTATTATAGTCACATATAAAGTAATAAATTTAGATGACAGGGAGATAGTATTCTCAATTGGCGCTCATCCAGCATTTATGTGTCCTATAGAGAAATGTGAAGAATTAGAGGAGTGTTATCTACAATTTAATAAAAAAGAGACAAGTTCTATTATTGAGGTAACTAAGGATACATATCTTTCTCGTAAAAGGATAGAATGTCTTAGAGATACTGATACATTACCACTTTCCAGCGAACTCTTTAAAGATGGAGTATTAGTATTTGATGATATAAAATCTGATAAGATATCATTGAAATCAAAAAATCACGATAAGTCTTTAAGTATAGAATTTAAAGGATTTCCACACTTAGGTATTTGGGCACCTGAAACTGGTGCACCATTTCTATGTATAGAACCATGGTTTGGACATGCTGATTATGAAGATTTTGCAGGTGAATTTAGGGATAAAGAGGGTACAATCTCACTATCAACTGATAAAGTATTTGAGTGTAGTTATAAGATATCTATTGAGGAATAG
- a CDS encoding 1-phosphofructokinase family hexose kinase produces the protein MILVINLNASVDKRYEIDDIKKGQVMRARYVENTPGGKGLHVANVATILKEDCIATGLLGGKSGEFIEESLKKYGIKQDFVKISGETRSCLAFITDDNVQTEILEPGPEVSEIEQQNFLDKYIDLIEKASVVVASGSVPKNVPKIFYRKLVEMANSQGKKFLLDTSGDLLREGIEGKPYFIKPNKDEIEALTGRKIKSVEDAIREIKEFQAKGISLVAISLGKDGSIAGFEGKYYKVNVPKIEAVNPVGSGDSYVAGIAVALQRNYDIKDTLKFASACGTANAMEKETGFVSESIVNELFNKVTVEEI, from the coding sequence ATGATATTAGTTATAAACCTTAATGCCTCTGTAGATAAGAGATATGAAATAGATGATATAAAAAAAGGACAAGTAATGAGGGCAAGGTATGTAGAAAATACACCAGGAGGAAAGGGCTTACATGTAGCTAATGTAGCAACTATCTTAAAAGAAGATTGTATAGCAACAGGTTTACTTGGAGGTAAATCTGGTGAGTTTATAGAAGAAAGTCTTAAGAAATACGGGATAAAGCAAGATTTTGTAAAAATAAGTGGAGAAACTAGATCTTGTTTAGCATTTATTACTGATGATAATGTTCAGACAGAAATACTCGAACCAGGACCAGAAGTAAGTGAAATTGAACAACAAAATTTCTTAGATAAATATATAGACTTAATTGAGAAAGCTAGTGTTGTTGTAGCCTCTGGAAGTGTTCCTAAAAATGTACCTAAGATTTTCTATAGGAAATTAGTGGAGATGGCTAATTCTCAAGGTAAGAAATTTTTATTAGATACAAGTGGTGATCTTTTAAGAGAAGGTATTGAAGGAAAACCATACTTTATTAAACCTAATAAGGATGAAATAGAAGCGCTAACTGGAAGAAAAATTAAATCCGTAGAAGATGCTATAAGAGAAATAAAGGAATTCCAAGCTAAAGGAATATCACTTGTAGCTATATCCTTAGGAAAAGACGGTTCAATAGCTGGATTTGAAGGAAAGTATTATAAAGTAAATGTGCCCAAAATTGAAGCTGTAAATCCTGTAGGCTCAGGCGATTCTTATGTTGCAGGAATAGCAGTAGCGCTGCAAAGAAATTATGATATCAAAGATACTTTGAAATTTGCTTCAGCTTGTGGAACAGCAAATGCTATGGAAAAAGAAACAGGATTTGTAAGTGAATCTATAGTAAACGAACTTTTCAATAAGGTAACAGTTGAAGAAATTTAG